A window of the Cicer arietinum cultivar CDC Frontier isolate Library 1 chromosome 6, Cicar.CDCFrontier_v2.0, whole genome shotgun sequence genome harbors these coding sequences:
- the LOC101513462 gene encoding zinc finger CCCH domain-containing protein 13-like isoform X2 has protein sequence MVERKQFKTRLCVLYQRGRCNRHNCNFAHGNAELRRFSSSYNGRRDYLGNDLRDKLDRRHLSPPRYSPARDARGRQTIREYSPLRSPEKKSDRRHRRKHDISGHSDISGSLKVSERINDQVKEGKLLPSGSRNTLEEQLKKVHSDINTLENRKFQLAVYLDESVQEEDSLNSRIEELEAQLNKENEECKRVTSRIRKFVRMHNQNLELQDELKRSQVRLERFGVQLVSDISRIGANEEDLSVDIVSNGENIGLPPIIKHNLEQNGRSPCRKRLHVEQDSVEELKQDKSKVGHLVETARTSKRTRWNLSAQSNNKGYEEAPDNGIEVTRHQDLEGKKHKKGIWNSSNNIHSEKLKESRIEVPSTSMAAHVFEEEVEIEHDNGNDIKETSNTENDNGVVFQVKGTPFMLPTDLIPHSNYSQYEGKDENVDVGGPDEEAAGAHVDIVV, from the exons GCAGGAGAGATTATTTAGGTAATGACTTGAGGGATAAACTTGATAGAAGGCATTTATCACCTCCAAGATATTCACCAGCTCGAGATGCAAGAGGTCGGCAGACCATCCGTG AATACAGTCCACTGAGGTCTCCGGAGAAAAAAAG TGACAGAAGACATAGGAGAAAACACGACATCAGTGGCCATAGTGATATTTCTGGAAGTTTGAAAGTCTCTGAAAGAATTAATGATCAAGTTAAAGAGGGAAAATTGCTTCCCTCTGGTTCTAGGAATACTCTTGAGGAGCAG CTGAAGAAAGTACATTCCGATATCAACACTCTTGAGAACCGAAAATTCCAACTAGCG GTCTACCTAGATGAGAGTGTTCAAGAAGAGGATAGCCTAAATTCTAGAATTGAGGAACTTGAGGCTCAATTAAACAAGGAGAATGAGGAGTGTAAAAG AGTTACTTCAAGAATAAGAAAGTTTGTTCGAATGCACAATCAAAATTTGGAGTTGCAAGATGAACTGAAGAG ATCACAGGTCCGACTTGAAAGGTTTGGAGTTCAACTTGTCTCAGACATTTCTAGAATTGGTGCTAATGAGGAAGATTTAAGCGTTGATATCGTAAGCAATGGTGAGAATATTGGTCTTCCTCCAATCATCAAACATAATTTGGAGCAGAATGGCAGATCTCCCTGCAGAAAAAGGCTGCATGTGGAACAAGATTCTGTGGAAGAGCTAAAACAAG ATAAATCTAAAGTAGGGCATTTAGTTGAAACAGCAAGAACCAGTAAGCGTACTCGATGGAATTTGTCTGCTCAATCAAATAACAAGGGTTACGAAGAGGCCCCAGACAATGGAATTGAAGTTACTAGGCACCAAGATCTTGAAGGAAAAAAGCATAAGAAAGGAATATGGAATTCTTCTAACAACATTCATTCAGAAAAG CTGAAGGAATCCAGGATCGAAGTGCCATCAACCAGTATGGCAGCTCATGTGTTTGAAGAGGAAGTTGAGATTGAACATGATAACGGAAATGATATCAAAGAAACTTCAAACACTGAAAATGACAACGGAGTGGTATTCCAGGTGAAGGGCACACCTTTTATGCTTCCCACAGATTTGATTCCCCATAGCAATTATTCGCAG TATGAGGGTAAAGACGAGAATGTGGATGTGGGTGGTCCTGATGAAGAGGCAGCAGGAGCACATGTGGACATAGTGGTCTAA
- the LOC101513462 gene encoding zinc finger CCCH domain-containing protein 13-like isoform X4, with protein sequence MGGDILYRLFCSYMGSTNTIHYYVSLVILVNGRRDYLGNDLRDKLDRRHLSPPRYSPARDARGRQTIREYSPLRSPEKKSDRRHRRKHDISGHSDISGSLKVSERINDQVKEGKLLPSGSRNTLEEQLKKVHSDINTLENRKFQLAVYLDESVQEEDSLNSRIEELEAQLNKENEECKRVTSRIRKFVRMHNQNLELQDELKRSQVRLERFGVQLVSDISRIGANEEDLSVDIVSNGENIGLPPIIKHNLEQNGRSPCRKRLHVEQDSVEELKQGNKSKVGHLVETARTSKRTRWNLSAQSNNKGYEEAPDNGIEVTRHQDLEGKKHKKGIWNSSNNIHSEKLKESRIEVPSTSMAAHVFEEEVEIEHDNGNDIKETSNTENDNGVVFQVKGTPFMLPTDLIPHSNYSQYEGKDENVDVGGPDEEAAGAHVDIVV encoded by the exons ATGGGGGGTGATATTCTGTATCGCCTTTTTTGCTCTTACATGGGAAGCACTAATACTATTCATTATTATGTTTCTCTTGTTATTCTCGTTAATG GCAGGAGAGATTATTTAGGTAATGACTTGAGGGATAAACTTGATAGAAGGCATTTATCACCTCCAAGATATTCACCAGCTCGAGATGCAAGAGGTCGGCAGACCATCCGTG AATACAGTCCACTGAGGTCTCCGGAGAAAAAAAG TGACAGAAGACATAGGAGAAAACACGACATCAGTGGCCATAGTGATATTTCTGGAAGTTTGAAAGTCTCTGAAAGAATTAATGATCAAGTTAAAGAGGGAAAATTGCTTCCCTCTGGTTCTAGGAATACTCTTGAGGAGCAG CTGAAGAAAGTACATTCCGATATCAACACTCTTGAGAACCGAAAATTCCAACTAGCG GTCTACCTAGATGAGAGTGTTCAAGAAGAGGATAGCCTAAATTCTAGAATTGAGGAACTTGAGGCTCAATTAAACAAGGAGAATGAGGAGTGTAAAAG AGTTACTTCAAGAATAAGAAAGTTTGTTCGAATGCACAATCAAAATTTGGAGTTGCAAGATGAACTGAAGAG ATCACAGGTCCGACTTGAAAGGTTTGGAGTTCAACTTGTCTCAGACATTTCTAGAATTGGTGCTAATGAGGAAGATTTAAGCGTTGATATCGTAAGCAATGGTGAGAATATTGGTCTTCCTCCAATCATCAAACATAATTTGGAGCAGAATGGCAGATCTCCCTGCAGAAAAAGGCTGCATGTGGAACAAGATTCTGTGGAAGAGCTAAAACAAGGTA ATAAATCTAAAGTAGGGCATTTAGTTGAAACAGCAAGAACCAGTAAGCGTACTCGATGGAATTTGTCTGCTCAATCAAATAACAAGGGTTACGAAGAGGCCCCAGACAATGGAATTGAAGTTACTAGGCACCAAGATCTTGAAGGAAAAAAGCATAAGAAAGGAATATGGAATTCTTCTAACAACATTCATTCAGAAAAG CTGAAGGAATCCAGGATCGAAGTGCCATCAACCAGTATGGCAGCTCATGTGTTTGAAGAGGAAGTTGAGATTGAACATGATAACGGAAATGATATCAAAGAAACTTCAAACACTGAAAATGACAACGGAGTGGTATTCCAGGTGAAGGGCACACCTTTTATGCTTCCCACAGATTTGATTCCCCATAGCAATTATTCGCAG TATGAGGGTAAAGACGAGAATGTGGATGTGGGTGGTCCTGATGAAGAGGCAGCAGGAGCACATGTGGACATAGTGGTCTAA
- the LOC101513462 gene encoding zinc finger CCCH domain-containing protein 13-like isoform X1: MVERKQFKTRLCVLYQRGRCNRHNCNFAHGNAELRRFSSSYNGRRDYLGNDLRDKLDRRHLSPPRYSPARDARGRQTIREYSPLRSPEKKSDRRHRRKHDISGHSDISGSLKVSERINDQVKEGKLLPSGSRNTLEEQLKKVHSDINTLENRKFQLAVYLDESVQEEDSLNSRIEELEAQLNKENEECKRVTSRIRKFVRMHNQNLELQDELKRSQVRLERFGVQLVSDISRIGANEEDLSVDIVSNGENIGLPPIIKHNLEQNGRSPCRKRLHVEQDSVEELKQGNKSKVGHLVETARTSKRTRWNLSAQSNNKGYEEAPDNGIEVTRHQDLEGKKHKKGIWNSSNNIHSEKLKESRIEVPSTSMAAHVFEEEVEIEHDNGNDIKETSNTENDNGVVFQVKGTPFMLPTDLIPHSNYSQYEGKDENVDVGGPDEEAAGAHVDIVV, from the exons GCAGGAGAGATTATTTAGGTAATGACTTGAGGGATAAACTTGATAGAAGGCATTTATCACCTCCAAGATATTCACCAGCTCGAGATGCAAGAGGTCGGCAGACCATCCGTG AATACAGTCCACTGAGGTCTCCGGAGAAAAAAAG TGACAGAAGACATAGGAGAAAACACGACATCAGTGGCCATAGTGATATTTCTGGAAGTTTGAAAGTCTCTGAAAGAATTAATGATCAAGTTAAAGAGGGAAAATTGCTTCCCTCTGGTTCTAGGAATACTCTTGAGGAGCAG CTGAAGAAAGTACATTCCGATATCAACACTCTTGAGAACCGAAAATTCCAACTAGCG GTCTACCTAGATGAGAGTGTTCAAGAAGAGGATAGCCTAAATTCTAGAATTGAGGAACTTGAGGCTCAATTAAACAAGGAGAATGAGGAGTGTAAAAG AGTTACTTCAAGAATAAGAAAGTTTGTTCGAATGCACAATCAAAATTTGGAGTTGCAAGATGAACTGAAGAG ATCACAGGTCCGACTTGAAAGGTTTGGAGTTCAACTTGTCTCAGACATTTCTAGAATTGGTGCTAATGAGGAAGATTTAAGCGTTGATATCGTAAGCAATGGTGAGAATATTGGTCTTCCTCCAATCATCAAACATAATTTGGAGCAGAATGGCAGATCTCCCTGCAGAAAAAGGCTGCATGTGGAACAAGATTCTGTGGAAGAGCTAAAACAAGGTA ATAAATCTAAAGTAGGGCATTTAGTTGAAACAGCAAGAACCAGTAAGCGTACTCGATGGAATTTGTCTGCTCAATCAAATAACAAGGGTTACGAAGAGGCCCCAGACAATGGAATTGAAGTTACTAGGCACCAAGATCTTGAAGGAAAAAAGCATAAGAAAGGAATATGGAATTCTTCTAACAACATTCATTCAGAAAAG CTGAAGGAATCCAGGATCGAAGTGCCATCAACCAGTATGGCAGCTCATGTGTTTGAAGAGGAAGTTGAGATTGAACATGATAACGGAAATGATATCAAAGAAACTTCAAACACTGAAAATGACAACGGAGTGGTATTCCAGGTGAAGGGCACACCTTTTATGCTTCCCACAGATTTGATTCCCCATAGCAATTATTCGCAG TATGAGGGTAAAGACGAGAATGTGGATGTGGGTGGTCCTGATGAAGAGGCAGCAGGAGCACATGTGGACATAGTGGTCTAA
- the LOC101513462 gene encoding zinc finger CCCH domain-containing protein 13-like isoform X5 — MGGDILYRLFCSYMGSTNTIHYYVSLVILVNGRRDYLGNDLRDKLDRRHLSPPRYSPARDAREYSPLRSPEKKSDRRHRRKHDISGHSDISGSLKVSERINDQVKEGKLLPSGSRNTLEEQLKKVHSDINTLENRKFQLAVYLDESVQEEDSLNSRIEELEAQLNKENEECKRVTSRIRKFVRMHNQNLELQDELKRSQVRLERFGVQLVSDISRIGANEEDLSVDIVSNGENIGLPPIIKHNLEQNGRSPCRKRLHVEQDSVEELKQGNKSKVGHLVETARTSKRTRWNLSAQSNNKGYEEAPDNGIEVTRHQDLEGKKHKKGIWNSSNNIHSEKLKESRIEVPSTSMAAHVFEEEVEIEHDNGNDIKETSNTENDNGVVFQVKGTPFMLPTDLIPHSNYSQYEGKDENVDVGGPDEEAAGAHVDIVV, encoded by the exons ATGGGGGGTGATATTCTGTATCGCCTTTTTTGCTCTTACATGGGAAGCACTAATACTATTCATTATTATGTTTCTCTTGTTATTCTCGTTAATG GCAGGAGAGATTATTTAGGTAATGACTTGAGGGATAAACTTGATAGAAGGCATTTATCACCTCCAAGATATTCACCAGCTCGAGATGCAAGAG AATACAGTCCACTGAGGTCTCCGGAGAAAAAAAG TGACAGAAGACATAGGAGAAAACACGACATCAGTGGCCATAGTGATATTTCTGGAAGTTTGAAAGTCTCTGAAAGAATTAATGATCAAGTTAAAGAGGGAAAATTGCTTCCCTCTGGTTCTAGGAATACTCTTGAGGAGCAG CTGAAGAAAGTACATTCCGATATCAACACTCTTGAGAACCGAAAATTCCAACTAGCG GTCTACCTAGATGAGAGTGTTCAAGAAGAGGATAGCCTAAATTCTAGAATTGAGGAACTTGAGGCTCAATTAAACAAGGAGAATGAGGAGTGTAAAAG AGTTACTTCAAGAATAAGAAAGTTTGTTCGAATGCACAATCAAAATTTGGAGTTGCAAGATGAACTGAAGAG ATCACAGGTCCGACTTGAAAGGTTTGGAGTTCAACTTGTCTCAGACATTTCTAGAATTGGTGCTAATGAGGAAGATTTAAGCGTTGATATCGTAAGCAATGGTGAGAATATTGGTCTTCCTCCAATCATCAAACATAATTTGGAGCAGAATGGCAGATCTCCCTGCAGAAAAAGGCTGCATGTGGAACAAGATTCTGTGGAAGAGCTAAAACAAGGTA ATAAATCTAAAGTAGGGCATTTAGTTGAAACAGCAAGAACCAGTAAGCGTACTCGATGGAATTTGTCTGCTCAATCAAATAACAAGGGTTACGAAGAGGCCCCAGACAATGGAATTGAAGTTACTAGGCACCAAGATCTTGAAGGAAAAAAGCATAAGAAAGGAATATGGAATTCTTCTAACAACATTCATTCAGAAAAG CTGAAGGAATCCAGGATCGAAGTGCCATCAACCAGTATGGCAGCTCATGTGTTTGAAGAGGAAGTTGAGATTGAACATGATAACGGAAATGATATCAAAGAAACTTCAAACACTGAAAATGACAACGGAGTGGTATTCCAGGTGAAGGGCACACCTTTTATGCTTCCCACAGATTTGATTCCCCATAGCAATTATTCGCAG TATGAGGGTAAAGACGAGAATGTGGATGTGGGTGGTCCTGATGAAGAGGCAGCAGGAGCACATGTGGACATAGTGGTCTAA
- the LOC101514659 gene encoding uncharacterized protein codes for MSQLVTRTQLARLISFIHRPKPSHTRTISLRKTVTFPQFSTKTPVNLRRTHSPAMDPQPPESHTPAVEGEDFVHINDLKMENLSESMVRIDQSSDAVEAASSAPEAPVDADRLPVSLPEELSRNVIVLSCESSAEGGVCDVYLVGTAHVSEESSREVQAIVNLLKPEAVFLELCSSRVSVLTLQNLKIPTMGEMIQMLKKKHNMFEVLYGWFLAKIGSKLEVFPGSEFRVAYEEAIKYGGRVILGDRPVQITLKRTWRRMPLWYKTKLLYSLLFQAVFLPSSDDLNNMLKEMDDSDMLTLVIQEMSKEFPTLMETLVHERDQYMSSTLLKVASESRSVVAVVGKGHLQGMKKNWKQPVVMKDLLTIPSPKPAISALRIFTSAGVAVAGVAIISGIYLSCKK; via the exons ATGAGTCAACTAGTCACTCGTACACAACTCGCTCGACTCATTTCTTTCATTCATCGCCCCAAACCTTCACACACAAGAACAATTTCACTTCGCAAAACCGTTACGTTCCCTCAATTCTCAACCAAAACCCCCGTCAACCTCCGCCGAACACACTCTCCGGCAATGGACCCACAACCACCGGAATCCCACACGCCTGCTGTTGAAGGAGAGGACTTCGTCCACATCAATGATCTGAAAATGGAAAACTTGTCTGAAAGCATGGTTCGAATTGATCAGTCTTCAGACGCCGTTGAAGCAGCTTCGTCTGCTCCTGAAGCCCCGGTGGATGCAGATCGACTCCCGGTTTCTCTTCCGGAGGAGCTCTCGAGAAACGTGATCGTGCTGTCGTGTGAATCCTCCGCTGAGGGCGGCGTTTGTGATGTCTACTTGGTCGGTACCGCTCATGTCTCGGag GAATCAAGCAGAGAAGTTCAAGCTATTGTCAATTTACTGAAACCAGAG GCTGTCTTCCTTGAATTGTGCTCGAGTCGTGTGTCAGTGCTTACCCTTCAAAATCTTAAG ATACCTACTATGGGAGAAATGATTCAAATgttaaagaaaaaacataacatGTTTGAAGTACTTTATGGCTGGTTCCTCGCCAAG ATTGGCAGTAAGCTTGAGGTATTTCCTGGCTCTGAGTTTCGTGTGGCATATGAAGAAGCAATCAAGTATGGTGGCAGAGTGATACTTGGTGATCGCCCTGTACAG ATTACATTAAAGAGAACATGGAGAAGGATGCCACTTTGGTACAAGACAAAGTTGTTGTACTCTTTACTTTTCCAAGCAGTCTTTTTACCCAGCTCTGATGATCTTAATAACATG CTGAAGGAAATGGATGACAGTGACATGCTAACTCTTGTAATTCAAGAAATGAGTAAGGAATTTCCAACTTTAATGGAGACCCTTGTCCATGAACGAGATCA GTACATGTCCTCCACATTATTAAAGGTGGCAAGTGAGAGCAGATCAGTTGTTGCTGTTGTTGGAAAGGGGCATCTACAAGGAATGAAGAAGAATTGGAAGCAACCTGTCGTG ATGAAGGATCTCCTAACAATTCCATCTCCCAAACCGGCTATCTCTGCATTGAGAATCTTCACATCTGCCGGTGTTGCTGTAGCTGGGGTGGCCATAATATCCGGCATCTATCTTTCATGCAAGAAATGA
- the LOC101513462 gene encoding zinc finger CCCH domain-containing protein 13-like isoform X3, whose amino-acid sequence MVERKQFKTRLCVLYQRGRCNRHNCNFAHGNAELRRFSSSYNGRRDYLGNDLRDKLDRRHLSPPRYSPARDAREYSPLRSPEKKSDRRHRRKHDISGHSDISGSLKVSERINDQVKEGKLLPSGSRNTLEEQLKKVHSDINTLENRKFQLAVYLDESVQEEDSLNSRIEELEAQLNKENEECKRVTSRIRKFVRMHNQNLELQDELKRSQVRLERFGVQLVSDISRIGANEEDLSVDIVSNGENIGLPPIIKHNLEQNGRSPCRKRLHVEQDSVEELKQGNKSKVGHLVETARTSKRTRWNLSAQSNNKGYEEAPDNGIEVTRHQDLEGKKHKKGIWNSSNNIHSEKLKESRIEVPSTSMAAHVFEEEVEIEHDNGNDIKETSNTENDNGVVFQVKGTPFMLPTDLIPHSNYSQYEGKDENVDVGGPDEEAAGAHVDIVV is encoded by the exons GCAGGAGAGATTATTTAGGTAATGACTTGAGGGATAAACTTGATAGAAGGCATTTATCACCTCCAAGATATTCACCAGCTCGAGATGCAAGAG AATACAGTCCACTGAGGTCTCCGGAGAAAAAAAG TGACAGAAGACATAGGAGAAAACACGACATCAGTGGCCATAGTGATATTTCTGGAAGTTTGAAAGTCTCTGAAAGAATTAATGATCAAGTTAAAGAGGGAAAATTGCTTCCCTCTGGTTCTAGGAATACTCTTGAGGAGCAG CTGAAGAAAGTACATTCCGATATCAACACTCTTGAGAACCGAAAATTCCAACTAGCG GTCTACCTAGATGAGAGTGTTCAAGAAGAGGATAGCCTAAATTCTAGAATTGAGGAACTTGAGGCTCAATTAAACAAGGAGAATGAGGAGTGTAAAAG AGTTACTTCAAGAATAAGAAAGTTTGTTCGAATGCACAATCAAAATTTGGAGTTGCAAGATGAACTGAAGAG ATCACAGGTCCGACTTGAAAGGTTTGGAGTTCAACTTGTCTCAGACATTTCTAGAATTGGTGCTAATGAGGAAGATTTAAGCGTTGATATCGTAAGCAATGGTGAGAATATTGGTCTTCCTCCAATCATCAAACATAATTTGGAGCAGAATGGCAGATCTCCCTGCAGAAAAAGGCTGCATGTGGAACAAGATTCTGTGGAAGAGCTAAAACAAGGTA ATAAATCTAAAGTAGGGCATTTAGTTGAAACAGCAAGAACCAGTAAGCGTACTCGATGGAATTTGTCTGCTCAATCAAATAACAAGGGTTACGAAGAGGCCCCAGACAATGGAATTGAAGTTACTAGGCACCAAGATCTTGAAGGAAAAAAGCATAAGAAAGGAATATGGAATTCTTCTAACAACATTCATTCAGAAAAG CTGAAGGAATCCAGGATCGAAGTGCCATCAACCAGTATGGCAGCTCATGTGTTTGAAGAGGAAGTTGAGATTGAACATGATAACGGAAATGATATCAAAGAAACTTCAAACACTGAAAATGACAACGGAGTGGTATTCCAGGTGAAGGGCACACCTTTTATGCTTCCCACAGATTTGATTCCCCATAGCAATTATTCGCAG TATGAGGGTAAAGACGAGAATGTGGATGTGGGTGGTCCTGATGAAGAGGCAGCAGGAGCACATGTGGACATAGTGGTCTAA